The region ACGACTGGTATATGGACGGTCACCTTCTTCTGCTTGGCAATATTTGATATAATCTTTTACACCTTGTGGAAAATGAACATAATTCCCTTCATTGACACTATAGATGTTGCCATCTTCAGGAAAAGTCATGTTAGGGTGAGAAAGATAATAAGTTCCTAATGAGGGATTGAGTGTAAAACCATTTACTCCATTACCCGTCGTATATACGAGCATGGTAGAGGTTCCATAAATAATATAACCAGCGGCCACTTGCATATTGCCGGGCTGTAAAAAGTCTTCTAATTGTACAGGTGTCCCAACAGGAGTAACTCTTCTATAAATAGAAAAAATTGTTCCCACAGAAACATTTACGTCTATGTTGGAACTACCGTCTAGCGGGTCCATTGCAACTATATATTTATTACCGTGATCCTTACGTTCTCCTTCAATGGTAATAAAGTCATCATTTTCTTCACTCGCAATACCACAGACTATTTGTCGATTGGTAAGTGTTCTAATAAAGGTGTTATTTGCAAAAACGTCTAACTTTTGTTGATCTTCCCCTTGAGTGTTGATTTCGCCAGCACTACCAGTAATATCTACCAGACCTGCTTTGTTTACCTCGTGATTGACCATTTTTGCAGCCAGTCTTATGGAGTTGATGAGTCTGGAGAGTTCTCCACTGCTGTACTGGAAGTCAGCTTGGTTTTCAATGATAAATTCTCCTAGGGATTGGTTTATTGTAG is a window of Nonlabens sp. MB-3u-79 DNA encoding:
- the fbp gene encoding class 1 fructose-bisphosphatase, with the translated sequence MATINQSLGEFIIENQADFQYSSGELSRLINSIRLAAKMVNHEVNKAGLVDITGSAGEINTQGEDQQKLDVFANNTFIRTLTNRQIVCGIASEENDDFITIEGERKDHGNKYIVAMDPLDGSSNIDVNVSVGTIFSIYRRVTPVGTPVQLEDFLQPGNMQVAAGYIIYGTSTMLVYTTGNGVNGFTLNPSLGTYYLSHPNMTFPEDGNIYSVNEGNYVHFPQGVKDYIKYCQAEEGDRPYTSRYIGSLVSDIHRNMIKGGVYMYPKSTKAKEGKLRLLYECNPMAFIAEQAGGKASDGHQRIMDLKPTELHQRVPFYCGSKNMVAKAEEFMSKYPR